The nucleotide sequence CCAGTCTGCGACAATGGAGGCATTGCGGCTGTGTGCGTCGATCCGCAGAGGCAGTGTTTCCACACCCTGTAGCAGCAGAAACGCATTGAAGGGGCTGATCGCCGCCCCCAGATCGCGCAACAGGGTCGTGCGGATTTTGACGATGTAGGCGACCGGGCCAAGCGCCTTGGTTGCCTCCACCCACACCGCTCCGTGATAACTGGGATCAGGCTGGTTAAGTGCGGGTTGGCGCTCTGGATAAGCGGCCCAGTCGAACTGGCCGCCATCGACGATCAGCCCCCCAATACTTGTGCCGTGACCGCCGAGATATTTGGTGGCGGAATAGACGACAATGGCTGCTCCATGCTCCAGCGGGCGGATCAGCAGCGGGGCCGCCGTATTATCGATGATCAGGGGAATGCCAAGCGGGCGGCCCAGTGCGGCCACCTCTGCAATTGGAAAAACGTCCAGCTTTGGATTGGGCAGGCTTTCCGCATACCAGGCGCGGGTACGGTCGTCGCTGGCTCGTACGAAAGCGGCCGGCTCGGTGGGGTCTACAAAGCGTACCTCAATACCCTGATCGCGCAGGGTATGGGCAAACAGATTCCACGTTCCTCCGTAAAGATCGGTCGAGCTGACGATATTGTCGCCTGCTCTCGCAAGGTTCTGGATTGCGTAAGCCGAGGCAGCCTGACCGGAGGCAACGGCGAGAGCCGCAGCGCCGCCTTCCAATGCGGCAATGCGCTGTTCCAGCACGTCATTGGTCGGATTGCCGAGGCGCGTATAGATATTGCCGAGCTGCCTCAGCCCGAACAGATCAGCGGCATGGGCGGTATCATCGAATTGATAGGATGTCGTCTGATAGATCGGGACGGCAACCGCACGGGTTGCCGGATCACGGCGCCAGCCCGCATGCAAGGCGAGTGTAGCCGGATGAAGGGGTTCGTCTTTTCCGTTCATTTTTACACCATTTTATGGTTAATATTTTATATCACCATACATCATGGTTTATTCGTTGCAATGCTTAATGGCCTCATGGGTCAAAAGATTGTGTTGCGCAGGTGCAACACAAGTCATCGGCCGGGTTATTTATTTGTGCGGTGCAGCAAAAAACAAGGTTTGGGTCACGGTCTTACATCACTTCAGCACAATGTGTTGTGCAAAAATGCCACAGGGATGTGATTACCGCAGAATGACCTTCTGTTAATCTTGACGATGCCTAAGCGGTATGGTCGGATCACGAAATAATAATAAACCGAAATTTGGGGGGTCCTTTAATGTCGATAAAGTTCTCGACATGGCTCAAAGTGAGCACTGTTATTGCCGTTGGCGCTGGTTTCGCAGCCACCCCGGCCTTCGCGGATGATTACACCGATCTGCTGAACATTCTGCGTGCCAAGGGGAGCCTGACCCAGAACGAGTATGGCGCCCTGATGGCCAAGCATGGCACAGGCTCCCGCGCTCTACGGGGGCGCACAACCCGCGCCGCCCAGACTGATACCGGTTCTGATGCGCAGGCCGCTGCCGCCAGTGCTGCTGCCAGCGCTGCTGCTGCTCAGGCCGCTGCCCAGTCTGCCCAGTCCTCCCTGCAGGCAGCGAACATTATCCGCAGTAAGCCTTATGTGCCGGGTAAGGGTATCACCATCCGCGCCGGTGACATCGACCTCAACTTCTCCGGTTTCGTGAACGGCTATTATACCTACAGCGCCGGCGCAACGGGCAGCGGTAAGGTCGGTGGCGGTCTTGCAGCCCCTAATGGCGACTCCTCTGCTATCCGTGACGGCCTGCTGCCCGCAGCTCTGATCTTCAAGGCCAGCACCACTCAGGCCGGTATCGATATGTCCGCCGTGTTCGGTATTTACCCGGGCATCAACAGCTCCAATACCGGCACGATCTTCGGTGCCAATGGTGGCGGTTCCGCTTACGGCCTCAGCACAGCCGGCATCGATTTCCGCCAGGTTTATGTAACGGCAGGCAACAAGAAGTTCGGCACGGTCAAGATTGGTCGTGATCTGGGCATCTTCGGTTCCGATGCGATCTTGAGCGATGCGACGCTGCTCGGTGTCGGTGCCGCCGGCGGCAACACCATGCCCGGCAATACCGCCCTCGGCCGTATCGGTATCGGTTATGTGTATGCCGACTGGCTGCCGCAGATCAGCTATGCCTCCCCGACTTTCGGTGGTGTGCAGGTTACTGTGGGCGCGATGTCCCCCTACTCTGTGACCAACGCTTTCAGCGGCGAACCGGGTGTAACCAAGACATCCAGCGATACGCTGATGTTCCAGGGCAAGGTCACATATGACTATGCCTTCGGTGCGCTCAATGGCCGTCTATGGAGCAGCTTCCTGGTCCAGCCGCAGCAGAAGATGCAGGGCATTGTCGGCGCCAATGCGCGTGACAGCGTGCTGTCTGCCGCAATTGATGGCGGTATCAAGGCCAATTATGGTCCGTTCGGTATGGTCGGCTACTACTACCGTGGGTCAGGCCTCGGCACGACCGGTCTGTTCTTCGACGCGATTGCCGCCAATGGCCGCAAGCGTGACTCTGAAGGCTACTATGTGCAGGGCACCTACAGTGTGACCAAGAAGCTCCGTCTGGTCGCCAGCTATGGTCAGAGCAATCTGAACCAGGCTCCGGGTGAAGTGAACCCGGATCTGGTCCGGACCAACGAAGCCGCAATCGGTGGCGTGTATTACAGCCTGACCGACTGGATGACACTGGTTGGCGAATATGCCTATGTGCAGGCGAAGTCGCATGGCGATACCGCCCTGCATTCCAACAACTTCACCGCCGGCACGATGCTGTTCTTCTAATCGACAGCACTTCGGATCTACAAAAAAGGGGAGAAGGGGTAACGCTTCTCCCCTTTTCCATGTCTGGGTCAGTCTTATTGCGCGTTGGGCGTTTTTTCTTTCACGGCACCGGGCACATTCGTTTGAAGACCAGCTTTGTCATCTTTGGTTGTGCCGGTACCCATGGCACCATCCGATGTGTTGGATGACGTGCCGGTTTTCGCGTCAGGGCGCGCTTTATGATGTTTATGATGCATTTGTTGGTGATTGCTTTCAGTGACCGTATCCTCGGCATGCACTGACAAGGGGGCAGTGAGGCCAAGGCACAGAACGAGAGCGGTACCAAGGGTGGCAGGGCGTTTCATGGGCCATTCCTTCCTGATGATCCGGCCGGGACGGTGCCGGGTTTTCATCAGGCTCAACGATCATGGCCCCGCTGCGTTCCCCCGCCAATGGGGGCGATTCAAAGTGAGGTCGAGATTTTCTTCACGATTCCAGTGGTTGAACGGCCCGGTACCAGATCAATCAACTCCACTTTCCCACCCGCTGCACGGACGACATCGCCGCCGACCACCTCTTCCTCGCGATAATCAGCACCCTTGAACAGCCGGTCAGGAAGCAGAACGGAGATCAGGGAGAGGGGCGTGTCTTCCTGAAATCCGACGACGCAATCCACGCTCCTCAGCCCGGCCAAAACAGTACAGCGATCTTCAAATCCATTAATGGGACGGGTTGGTCCCTTGAGGCGCGAAACGCTTGCATCCGTATTGACAGCGACGACAAGCCGGTCACAGCGCGTGCGGGCTTCATTCAACAGGCTGACATGGCCCGCGTGCAGGATATCAAAGCATCCATTGGTAAAGCCGACGGTCAGACCAAGCTGCTTCCATTTCTTGACCAGAGACCGCGCTTCACCAAGGCTACGGGCAGAGCCGGTGCCGCCATTGGAGATGGCGGATTCATCCAGTTCTGCACGCAGTTCATCCACATTGAGCGTGGCAGTTCCCGCCTTGCTGACCACAACGCCTGCGGCGGCATTGGAGATTCGCATGGCACTTTCAAGGGTGAGGCCGCTTGCATGAGCCAGGGCGAGGGTGGCGATCACGGTGTCGCCAGCCCCGGAGACGTCGAATACTTCCCGCGCACGGGCAGGCACGGTGTGAATGGCGATATCATCCCGCCCATCAGAAGGGGCTTCTATCAGCATCATGCCCTTTTCGGAACGTGTCGCGAGAATCGATGCGCACCCGGCCTGCTGCATGACAATCCGGGCGGCGGCAATAACGGACGCCTCGTCATCGGCACGCTGATGGGCGGCGGCGGACAGCTCCTTGACGTTCGGTGTGATGCAGGTTGCACCGGCATAAACCGAAAAATCCAGTCTTTTGGGATCGACGAAAACCGGAATACCGGCCTGTCGAGCCAGTCCGATCGCATGCTTGATCACGGCAGGCGACAGTACGCCCTTGCCATAATCCGATAAAATGACTGCGCCACACTCTGTGATATGCGTGGCGACCATGGTCTGGAGCAGCGTTTCTTCTGCGGGTTGGGTTGGCAGGTGGCTTTCATCATCGGTGCGAACCACCTGTTGCTGCGCGGCCAGAAAGCGGGTTTTGCAGATGGTCGGCCGATGGGGGCTTTCCACCAGTGCATTGACGATACCGGGGACACGGTCCAGATGGGTTCTCAGTGCGATGGCGGTGTCATCATGGCCGATCAGCCCGACCAGAATGGCTGTGCCGCCCAGATCTGCAATGTTATGGGCCACATTCCCTGCGCCGCCGAGCATGGAATGGGTGCTGGTGATACGCAGAACCGGCACAGGCGCTTCCGGGGAGATGCGTTCCACGCTGCCATGCATGAATCTGTCCAGCATGACATCACCGATACAAAGGACGCGCGTGCTCGAAAAATCCATAAAAATTCCGCTCGTATGAAAAACCGTTTTCTCTCTGGCCGGCCCGGCCAGAGAGAAAACGAAGAGAAAGCGGCCCGCCTGAAAAATCAAGCGGGCCGCTTTCTCATAAGGCACAAAAGTGTGCGTGGGGCTGCAAATATCCGCCGTTCTTTATTCGACGTGAGAACCATTCGCTGGCATTGCTGCGGGAGGTGCCGTCGGAGTGGCTTTCTCCATATGGGTATTATCGGAGCCCGGGCGGGGTGTTTTCATCATCGCGCCGGTCATCGGGATAAAGAACACACCGACATCGCGCCGGGAATGGACTTTGCCCTCGGCATCCTTGGTGTAGATGTAGAGAATCTGCCCGCGCTTGAAGGGCTGCCCGATGGGAATGATCATCCGGCCATTGGGCTTCAACTGCTTCAGCAGATCCGGCGGAGCATATTGGGCGGCACAGGTGACGATGATGACATCGAATCCTCCCTCAACCTCTGGCCAACCGAAATAGCCATCACCGACCCGGCTGGAGATATTGTCATAGCCCAGCGGCGTGAAGATTTTCCCGACCGCCTTACCCAGCGGCTCGATAATTTCGATCGAATAGCTGTGTTTGACAATACGGGAGAGAAGTGAGCTCTGGAACCCGCTGCCTGTGCCGATTTCGAGCGTCACATGCTCTGGTTTCACCTCGCAGACCTGAGACATATAGGCCTGCCCCAGATAGTCGGACAGCGCCGATCCGTAGCCGAGCGCCCAGGGCTTCGGATCGGCCTCATAAGCCGCGCTTGGTGTCGGGGTATGGGTGTCATAGTGATAGTGGTAATACTCGCGCGGTAACTGGCGGAAAGCTTCCATAACCGCCGGATCGGCATGGCCGAGCCTTTCCTTCAGATAGGATTCAATCCGTTGCAGGGCCGCAGGTTTACGGGCCTGAATGGCATCGAACGTTTTCTGATCGATCTTGCAGGGACGGCCGGATTCGGCCATCGCCTTTTCAAACCGTTCGAGTGTCCATGGCTGGGCTGCGGCGGCATCGGCTGCATGGGCCTGCGCGAACAGGCGCGGCCTTTTACTGGAGAAGGGCAGAGCAGCACCGGCGGCGGCTCCTGCAACGATCAGGGAGCGGCGGGAAAACATACGGGTCAATATCCTTGCCTGAATTCCGCCCGGGTGGCGGAAGGCGTGTGGAACAGAAGGGCAGCCAGCCCATACAGGATAGCGGCTCCGATCAGCAGCACGGAATAACCTTTCTGCAAAGCCAACAAATTCGCGAGGGGCGTTGCAACAACCGAAAAAGCGCCGTTCACGCCCCAAGCCCATGGCAGCAGCCCCGGCGGCGTGCCATGCAGGCCCAGCGGAAAGAACAGACCGAGCAGGATGGAAACCGGCGCGAGCACGACACCCAGCAGCAGCACTCGCAGCATGGTCGGCCAGTCCAGCGTGTTCAGCACCAGCATGGGCAGGCCATACAGGATAGCGGCACACCATACTATGGTCAGTCCGGCCGCAATGCGCAGGGTGCGAGCAGCCGCAGTGGTGAAGCGCCCGGACAGCATCGCGCCGATCCCGGAAAAAATCAGCATCATGCTGAGCACGGCGGCAAAGGCGGTGGCCCGATCATTCAGCCAGAAAGCGGCTTTGTCGATCAGAACGATCTCCACGAACAGAAAACCAAGGCCCAAGGCGGCAAAATAGGCTATGGCGCGGGCTGTGCTGCCGGCGCTCATGCCGATCCGGCGGGGACGGATCATTGGCAGTACCAGCACGATCATGGCCAGCAAGGCTGCCTGGGCCAGTACGGCGAGATTGACCAGAGGACCGATCTCCTGTTGCGGCAGCATTTCCAGACGCTGGAGAATGGTTCCGAGATGCGACAGGCGCAGCACCGAATAAAAAAAGGGCCGATCCTCTGTGATAGGCGAGAGGTTGAAAGCACGTTGTGATCCGGTCCGCAGATCGGCATCATCCCGCTCTGACAGGACGGGTAAGGCTTCGTCTGCCACGGCATCGGCCGGACTGCTTCCACTGGCCACCGACCCGTCCTCGAACGAAACCGGTGGCAGGTCATTGTAAATCGAGGCTTTGGCGGCCTTTAGATCAATGCCGGGGAAATAGGGGACGTCGAAAGAACGTTGATCGGCAAAGTG is from Granulibacter bethesdensis and encodes:
- a CDS encoding O-acetylhomoserine aminocarboxypropyltransferase/cysteine synthase family protein; translated protein: MNGKDEPLHPATLALHAGWRRDPATRAVAVPIYQTTSYQFDDTAHAADLFGLRQLGNIYTRLGNPTNDVLEQRIAALEGGAAALAVASGQAASAYAIQNLARAGDNIVSSTDLYGGTWNLFAHTLRDQGIEVRFVDPTEPAAFVRASDDRTRAWYAESLPNPKLDVFPIAEVAALGRPLGIPLIIDNTAAPLLIRPLEHGAAIVVYSATKYLGGHGTSIGGLIVDGGQFDWAAYPERQPALNQPDPSYHGAVWVEATKALGPVAYIVKIRTTLLRDLGAAISPFNAFLLLQGVETLPLRIDAHSRNASIVADWLASRKEVIRVIHPNHQTGAARARADKYLHGGKGGLVGFELAGGAEAGRRFIDRLKLFLHVANIGDARSLAIHPATTTHSQLDETALAATGVSPGYVRLSIGLEHIDDILRDLDQALENG
- a CDS encoding porin; this translates as MSIKFSTWLKVSTVIAVGAGFAATPAFADDYTDLLNILRAKGSLTQNEYGALMAKHGTGSRALRGRTTRAAQTDTGSDAQAAAASAAASAAAAQAAAQSAQSSLQAANIIRSKPYVPGKGITIRAGDIDLNFSGFVNGYYTYSAGATGSGKVGGGLAAPNGDSSAIRDGLLPAALIFKASTTQAGIDMSAVFGIYPGINSSNTGTIFGANGGGSAYGLSTAGIDFRQVYVTAGNKKFGTVKIGRDLGIFGSDAILSDATLLGVGAAGGNTMPGNTALGRIGIGYVYADWLPQISYASPTFGGVQVTVGAMSPYSVTNAFSGEPGVTKTSSDTLMFQGKVTYDYAFGALNGRLWSSFLVQPQQKMQGIVGANARDSVLSAAIDGGIKANYGPFGMVGYYYRGSGLGTTGLFFDAIAANGRKRDSEGYYVQGTYSVTKKLRLVASYGQSNLNQAPGEVNPDLVRTNEAAIGGVYYSLTDWMTLVGEYAYVQAKSHGDTALHSNNFTAGTMLFF
- the rfaE1 gene encoding D-glycero-beta-D-manno-heptose-7-phosphate kinase translates to MDFSSTRVLCIGDVMLDRFMHGSVERISPEAPVPVLRITSTHSMLGGAGNVAHNIADLGGTAILVGLIGHDDTAIALRTHLDRVPGIVNALVESPHRPTICKTRFLAAQQQVVRTDDESHLPTQPAEETLLQTMVATHITECGAVILSDYGKGVLSPAVIKHAIGLARQAGIPVFVDPKRLDFSVYAGATCITPNVKELSAAAHQRADDEASVIAAARIVMQQAGCASILATRSEKGMMLIEAPSDGRDDIAIHTVPARAREVFDVSGAGDTVIATLALAHASGLTLESAMRISNAAAGVVVSKAGTATLNVDELRAELDESAISNGGTGSARSLGEARSLVKKWKQLGLTVGFTNGCFDILHAGHVSLLNEARTRCDRLVVAVNTDASVSRLKGPTRPINGFEDRCTVLAGLRSVDCVVGFQEDTPLSLISVLLPDRLFKGADYREEEVVGGDVVRAAGGKVELIDLVPGRSTTGIVKKISTSL
- a CDS encoding protein-L-isoaspartate O-methyltransferase, which translates into the protein MFSRRSLIVAGAAAGAALPFSSKRPRLFAQAHAADAAAAQPWTLERFEKAMAESGRPCKIDQKTFDAIQARKPAALQRIESYLKERLGHADPAVMEAFRQLPREYYHYHYDTHTPTPSAAYEADPKPWALGYGSALSDYLGQAYMSQVCEVKPEHVTLEIGTGSGFQSSLLSRIVKHSYSIEIIEPLGKAVGKIFTPLGYDNISSRVGDGYFGWPEVEGGFDVIIVTCAAQYAPPDLLKQLKPNGRMIIPIGQPFKRGQILYIYTKDAEGKVHSRRDVGVFFIPMTGAMMKTPRPGSDNTHMEKATPTAPPAAMPANGSHVE